The genomic stretch CCTTTCGTCAGAAAAAACCAGCGAGAAGGCAATCACAATATAATTTAGCTTATGTCATGCTTCTTCAGGAATTCATTGAGCTCGAGTATGGTGGGATTTTTGAGAAAGTCGTCGCCAAACATGACTGTAGGAAATTTTAATTTCCCCTCATACAATGCACGTACCCTGGTGCCTGCTTCGGCATTGGTTTCCACATTAAAATCATTAAATTCTATCCATTTTCTTTGCATGTAATTGCGCAAGGCAGATGACTTGGGGCACCAATCTGTTCCGTATAGGTGCAATTTTAATTTAGGCATATTTAGTTGTCATTTTAGTAATTAAGGGATGGATTTTCTCCGCGTTGCTGACTATAAATGGCGTTACCGACATCAAAATAATGGACACCGCCAGAAAGATCTGATAATTGTTGGCGCTTATCAGTTCATACTCTAATCCGCTTTGGGCAAGTACAAAAGAAAACTCCCCGATTTGGGCGATGGAGAATCCTACGGCAAGTGCTGTTTTCCATTCCAGTCCCATCACTTTTACAGCAAGTATCCCGGCGGCAGCTTTTACGGCAAATGCAAATAATGTCCAGAACACAATCCATTCAAAATCAGTCACGAAAATTTCATAGTTCAGCAACATTCCCATAGAAATGAAAAAGAAACTCATAAACACATATCTGAAAGGCAAAAAGCAGGATATTGCCATATGGTTATAATCGGTTTCAGCAATGATCAAACCGGCGATAAAAGCACCCAAAGCCAAGGACAGGCCCAATTGCTCGGTAAGCAAAGCAATACCGGTAACGATAAAGATCAGGGCAATTAAAAACACCTCCTGACTCTGCACTTTCATAACCGTTTTTAAAAGGTACGGAATTACATAACGAGCCAGTAAATATGCTATGCCGCCCATCAATACCAACTTACCCAATAACCATCCAAGTGCAGGTAGCAAATCACCCCCTACGCCCGCAACAATAGGCGTAAATAGCATCAAAGGCACAATCATGATATCTTGAAAAAGCAGTACCGCCAGTATAAACTTGCCATGGAGAGTTGCTATCTTATTGGCATCCTGCAATGTCTTGATCACAATAGCGGTACTGCTCAGCGCATACAAAAATCCCCAAAATATACTTTCTTCCCAACCAGGCCGCATCACCAGCCAGATAAGTACTGCAGTAATGACAATGGTAAAGAACACCTGAGCGCTACCACCACCCAATACGTATCGCTGAATTTTCCTCAGGTTGGCAAATGAAAACTCCAGACCGATGGTAAACAAAAGCAGGATGATTCCTATTTCGGCATACACATCTACCTCTTCCATATCGGCAAAATAGGTGGAAGTATTCGGGCTGAGTAACACCCCCGTAATCAGATACCCGATGATGTACCTGATTTTAAGGAACCGGCAAATGATGATAACCGCTGTAGCCACTCCAAAAAGTGCACAGATGTTTATGAGAATGTGGTGCTGCATACGCTGTGGTTTTGGATTTTTGGCAATTAAAGGTGAGAATCAGTTTTGCTTTTTAAAGTACATGCTAAAGCATTACTATTCCGGCTTAACTCCTTTGTGGTTTATCAATGCTGCTCCAACGAATTATTTTAACGTCAGATTTTAAGATTTCTTTATTAGTGGGATCACCTTAGTGCCGATTAATTCAATGGACTGTAACAATTGCTGGTGTGATAATCCGGCGTTATCCATTTGGAAGGTAAATCGTTCTACACCGCCAAGTGCTTCGCTGTGCCTAGCTAATTTTTCAGCTACCTGTTCAGGTCCACCCACCACCAATACTCCCTCTGGAGCAATCAACGAATTGAATTGCGATCGGGTCACCGGTGGCCATCCTCGTTCTTTACCCAATTTTGTCCATAATTCAGCATAGCCCGGATAATAATCCGCAATGGCCCGCTCATAGGTTTCGGCCACATAACCGGGTGAATGCAGCCCGACCTTTAATTGATCTGGTGAAAATCCTGCCCGTCGGCCTGCTTCACGGTACAAATCTATCAGGGGACGAAAGCGAGCTGTTTCTCCGCCAATGACGGCCACCATAAGCGGTAACCCCAACGATCCGGCACGTACAAAAGATGCTGGTGTGCCGCCCACCCCCAGCCATATGGGTAGTTTTTTCTGCAAGGCTCTTGGGTAAACCGGTTGGTTATTCATGGCCGGTCTGAACTTTC from Echinicola soli encodes the following:
- a CDS encoding cation:proton antiporter, whose product is MQHHILINICALFGVATAVIIICRFLKIRYIIGYLITGVLLSPNTSTYFADMEEVDVYAEIGIILLLFTIGLEFSFANLRKIQRYVLGGGSAQVFFTIVITAVLIWLVMRPGWEESIFWGFLYALSSTAIVIKTLQDANKIATLHGKFILAVLLFQDIMIVPLMLFTPIVAGVGGDLLPALGWLLGKLVLMGGIAYLLARYVIPYLLKTVMKVQSQEVFLIALIFIVTGIALLTEQLGLSLALGAFIAGLIIAETDYNHMAISCFLPFRYVFMSFFFISMGMLLNYEIFVTDFEWIVFWTLFAFAVKAAAGILAVKVMGLEWKTALAVGFSIAQIGEFSFVLAQSGLEYELISANNYQIFLAVSIILMSVTPFIVSNAEKIHPLITKMTTKYA
- a CDS encoding glutaredoxin family protein is translated as MPKLKLHLYGTDWCPKSSALRNYMQRKWIEFNDFNVETNAEAGTRVRALYEGKLKFPTVMFGDDFLKNPTILELNEFLKKHDIS
- a CDS encoding LLM class flavin-dependent oxidoreductase; its protein translation is MEIGIDSFASAMYGSTTLSSADAMEQLLDRIVRADEAGLHVFGIGEHHKKEFLDSAPAVILSAAAARTKRIRLNSAVKVLSTDDPVRVYQRFATLDLISKGRAELVVGRGSAIEAFPLFGFDLDDYDTLFAEKLDMLLQVRDQEYITWSGKFRPAMNNQPVYPRALQKKLPIWLGVGGTPASFVRAGSLGLPLMVAVIGGETARFRPLIDLYREAGRRAGFSPDQLKVGLHSPGYVAETYERAIADYYPGYAELWTKLGKERGWPPVTRSQFNSLIAPEGVLVVGGPEQVAEKLARHSEALGGVERFTFQMDNAGLSHQQLLQSIELIGTKVIPLIKKS